The nucleotide sequence GGCCTCCGTTGCCGCCAACACCGGCTCGGGTCTCGACCTTGCCTGGGGCCTGCACACGCTGCCGCAACTATTCCCGGCGCAAGTGCTGCAACTGAACGACGTCGCCGACTATCTCGGCAAGAAATACGGCGGCTGGACCGAAGCAGCCGCGGTGACCTGCAAGCAGGGCAACAACTGGCTCGGCATCCCGGTCGCGACCATCGGCGGCTACATGACCTACCGCAAATCGTCGATGGAGAAGGCCGGTTTCAAGGATTTCCCGAAAGACTTCCCGGGCTTCCTCGAAATGTGCAAGGCGCTGAAGAAGAACAACACGCCAGCCGGTTTTCCGTTGGGCCATGCGTCGGGCGACGCCAACGCCTGGCTGCACTGGATCCTCTGGGGCCACGGGGCCTACACGGTCGACAAGGACAACAAGGTCATCATCAACTCGCCCGAGACCGTGAAGGCGCTCGAGTACTGCAAGGCGCTGTCCGACACCTTCATTCCCGGCGTCGCGTCGTGGAACGACTCGTCGAACAACAAGGCGTTTCTGTCGGGCGAACTGCATTGCACCGCCAACGGCATCTCGATCTATGTCGCGGCCAAGGATGATCCGACCAAGAAAGAACTCACCGAAGACACGTATCATGCGCTGTGGCCGGTCGGCCCGATCGGGAAGCCGACCGAACTGCAGCTCTGCGTGCCGATCCTGGCGTTCAAGTTCACCAAATATCCGAACGCCGCGAAGGCCTTCATCGCCTTCATGCTGGAGAAGGAAAACTACGACAAGTGGCTGTCGGGTGCGCGCGGCTATCTCACCCACACGCTCAATGCCTACGACAACTCGCCGGTCTGGACCGCGGATCCGAAGAACGCCGTATTCGCTCAGGCCAGCAAGCGCGCGCTGCCTGCGTCCGGCATCGGCACGCCGGGCGAGAAGGCGGCA is from Bradyrhizobium sp. AZCC 2176 and encodes:
- a CDS encoding ABC transporter substrate-binding protein, producing the protein MHDFTRRSLLQGGTALAAAGALTGSALLDFAKAWAQASPWKAESGAKLTVMRWKRFVPAEDDAFNAMVAAFKAATGTEMNVFSESFEDVQPKASVAANTGSGLDLAWGLHTLPQLFPAQVLQLNDVADYLGKKYGGWTEAAAVTCKQGNNWLGIPVATIGGYMTYRKSSMEKAGFKDFPKDFPGFLEMCKALKKNNTPAGFPLGHASGDANAWLHWILWGHGAYTVDKDNKVIINSPETVKALEYCKALSDTFIPGVASWNDSSNNKAFLSGELHCTANGISIYVAAKDDPTKKELTEDTYHALWPVGPIGKPTELQLCVPILAFKFTKYPNAAKAFIAFMLEKENYDKWLSGARGYLTHTLNAYDNSPVWTADPKNAVFAQASKRALPASGIGTPGEKAATAIADFLVVDMFANYCTGAKDAKTAIAETERQLKRIYR